TGGCCGGGCACCTGCGCGAGTTCTATGACGAGCTTGCCCCGTACCGGCGGGAACCCGTAGCCGTGGCTTATCTGGACACTTTCATGGTCTCCGGGAGGGACTCACACGGCCGTGTGTCACTCCCCCGAGGCGATCCATGTCCGACAGTTTCTGCCGTTCACAACTGCGTGTTCAGCTTGCCGGCCGCCAGTTCGGAGCGGACCAGTTCAAGCAGCCGTCCCATCCAGTTGCGGCCATCCAGTCCGTGCTGGCCCCAGAACGTCGAGTCCATATCGTCGTAGATCACTCGCGTTGTTCCCGTGCTCGTCAGTGCTTCGGCGAGGTCGGGGTGCTGGTTGAACTTCGCACGCAGCAGGTCCGCCATGATCGCCATCCGTGCCTGGGGCCAGCCGTCGCGCAGGGTGGCGCTCTTGGCAAGTTTCTGCGCGGCGTACGGGGTGCCAGCACGAAGGATCTCAGCCTGACGAGGCTCCTCGACAACCGACAGCGCCCAGTAGGCATGCGTGACGGTCGGGTAGGTCAGATCACCTACAGTAACGGGCGCGGGGAACTCGTTGCGCAGCACCAGTTTGCCTGGATCCTGCGGCCAGCCGCGCGGAAAGACCGTGTGGTTAATGAGGACGCTGGTCTCGACGGGTTCTGTCTGGCCGTCCACAGGCGTCTTGTCGGCGAAACGCTGGCGCTGCTGCTCCCGGTCGGTGAAGTACTGCAGGGCCTCGGCATGCATGTCCCCGGTGACTACTTCGTCCTCACCGTGGACTTCGAGCGGCTGCCCGGGTCCTGCCACCAGCACCCGCAGCGGCCAGTCCTTGGAGTCCATGTCACCGAGGGCGTAGATCCGCAGGTGTTCGGGGATGGCTTCGTAGGCTTCGCGAAGCGCCGCCCGATTGTCCTCAGTCGGCTGGCTCAGGAAGGTGTCCAGGGTGGCCAGGCAGCGTGCCGTGGAGTCCGGTCGGCCGTTGAGCTGGTCGATGTCGTCGCGGACCTCGCCGAGCAGCATCTCGGGGGTCAGCCACATCTCCGGCTCGGCGAACGTCCACGATGCGAGGTGATGGGCCGATGCCTGAGCGCCGTCAGCCAAGTCGGTGGCCACCCAGCCGGATGCGAGCTTGCCGGCGAACTCCTCCAGGGTCACCAGCCCCCAGCAGTCGACCATCCCGTCGGCGTAGATCAGCAGGTCGGTGAGGAAGTACGTCCCCGCATTGCGGATGAAGGCGTGCCGCCAGGTTCCCTCGATGCGTTCGCCATCCACGTTCCGCCATGTCCACCGTCGTATCGCCATGGCCGACAGGGTAGTGGTTTCCGCGATCACGTGATCGGTCCGGCGACGCTGTGTGGTTGGCTCGTCGCGGGGTTCGCCGAGGTCATCCAGGAGGCCGGCGATGCGGTCGGCGATCCGCTGGTGGCGTTCGATCTCGCGGTCCCAACCACGGTCCCGGGCGTCGGCGATCAGTTGCCGTTCGACGCAGAGGCGTTCCCGCAGCCGGGGCGCGTACTGGGGTGTCGTGACGAACTTTGCGCAGCTCAGGTAGAGGTCGCACTCGCAGGGACCTTCCTGGGGCAGGCGCAGGCAGCGGCCGAGTTCGAGTTCGGTCTTGTAGAAGTTGGTCTTGAGTCAGTCCAGCGCGTCCTGGTCGAGTTGTCCGGAGGGCAGGGTGTCGGCGAGCGGACCGGCGATGACCGCGCCGGGCGTGAGCACGGCCTGGTAGTCGGCCAGGACCGTGGGGTCGGAGATGTGCGTGTAGGTCATCGACATGCCGGGGCTCTTATGGCCGAGGACCTTCATGATGGTCTGCATGCGAGCCCCCTTCTCGGCAAGCTGGGTGCCCAGGGTGTGCCGGAAGCGGTGGGGGTGGATCGCGGGTTTGCCCACGCCGTTGAGGATGCCCAGCTCCTGGCAGATGGCGCGCAGCGGGTTGGCGAAGAGGTAGTCGGGGCCCGCGAGGCGGCCGTTGCGCAGGAACAGGTAGCGCACCGGGCGTCCGAGATCGGGGTCGTGGATGCCTCGGTCGTGCTGGGCCTGCCGCAGGGCGACAAGCGCGCGGATCGCCTCGGCGGCCTCCTCGTGCAGCGGAACGGTGCGTTCCTTGAGGGCCTTGCCGGCCGCGAGTCGCAGCCGCGGGGTGCCGTCCGGGTAGGCGTCGAGGCAGCCACCACAACTAAGCAGCGACAGACTACTGGGGGAGCTCCCACGCCCACGCGTCCGTGATGAAGCGGTGCCGCCACATCATCAGGATCTCTCGCTTGTCGTTGATCACGACGGCCACGGCCAGGTGCCGGAGCTTGACGACGTGGCACTCTCACCGGCGCCCGTCCGGTTGCTCCACATCGGTCAACCACAAGTTGACCCACTGGTTCTCGTAGATCGGACGTTCCCCGTGGATCTTCCACTGCATCGCTGCTGCCCCTCTCGATCAGCCCCAGCATCGCAGAGGAGGTCCCCTCGGGGGCCACGTTGAGACGAATTCGCGTCAGCTTGACGAATACAGGAACGGCGTGCAGGTGCTGACCCGAGGCCAGCCGTCAGAAGATCGGCCCGCAATCAGCGGGGACAACAAAGCCCCGGACACAGAGTCCGGGGCCTGTCGATCAGGTGGAGTGCTGGACGTCAGCCCTTGACGCAGATGACCTGCTTGAGCTTCGCGACGACCTGCACAAGGTCCTTCTGCTGATCCATCACCTGACTGATCGGCTTGTACGCAGCCGGGATCTCATCCACGACACCGGAGTCCTTGCGGCACTCGACGCCCCGCGTCTGCTCTTCCAGATCCTTCGTGGAGAACTTCCGCTTCGCCGCGTTCCGGCTCATCCTTCGGCCAGCACCGTGCGACGCCGAGTTGAACGACTTCGAGTTGCCCAGGCCCCGAACGATGTACGACTCCGTACCCATGGACCCGGGGATGATCCCCCACTCCCCCGAGCCCGCACTGATCGCTCCCTTACGGGTGACCAGCATGTCCATGCCCTCGTACCGTTCTTCACTGACATAGTTGTGGTGGCAGCTGATCACGCCAGGGCGGTACTCAACGGTCCTCATCCGACCTTCGGCATCTTCCTGCTGGCAGGAGATCACCGGCTCGAAGGTCACCCGTGCCTTGCGGAATTCACGGCGGACGACCTCCTGGAACAGCCCCATCATGATCGCGCGGTTGTAGCGCGCGTACTCCTGCGCCCAGAACAGGTCGTTTCGGTACGCCGCCATCTGCGGGGTGTCCGCGACGAACACCGCGAGGTCGCGGTCGATCAGGCCCTGGTTGTGCGGAAGTTTCCGGGCCTCGCCGATGTGGTACTCGGCGAGCTCCTTGCCGATGTTTCGCGAACCCGAGTGCAGCATCAGCCACACCGTTCCGCTCTCGTCGACGCAGAACTCCACGAAGTGGTTTCCCGCACCGAGCGTGCCCATCTGCTTGGTGGCCCGCTCGCGGCGGAACTTCACGGCGTCGGCCACATGGTCGAAGCGGGACCAGAAGTCGCCGAAACCACTCGCGGGGAACCCGTACACCCGGCCCGGGTCGACAGGGTCCGCGTGCATTCCGCGGCCCACCGGGATGGCCTGCTCGATCTTGGAGCGCAGTCGGGACAGGTCGCCGGGCAGGTCGTTCGCGGTCAGCGAGGTCTTCACGGCCGACATACCGCAGCCGATGTCGACGCCGACGGCGGCGGGGCAGACGGCGCCGTGCATCGCGATCACCGAGCCAACCGTCGCGCCCTTGCCGAAGTGGACGTCGGGCATCACCGCGAGGCCCTTGATCCAGGGCAGTGTGGCGACGTTGCGCAGCTGCTGCATCGCGACGTCCTCGACCGTGGCCGGGTCCGTCCACATCCGGATCGGGACCTTCGCTCCAGGCACCTCTACATACGACATATCCACTCGATTCCCCCGAAAAGCTTTATAACGCAAATCCGCGTCCAGGGCCGACAAAGGGGATGGGCGACCGGCGTTCACGGCTGCGCGTGCGATACACATTGTGTCCACCGGCCCGCAGCGGGCGGCAAGCAGTTTTCCCGCGACAGGCCCCGGCAGACCCGTCCGCAGACCGGTCCGCAGCCCCGTCGGCAGACCCGCAGACGGGGCCCGCGAACGGACTCGCGGCGGACCCTGCGAGCTGAGCAGCCCATCGGCGCGGGACGAGAGAAGAGGAGCGGCACTGTGCAGCGCAAGGCGGCAAAGGCGTACGTACCCGCGCTGGCGGCGCTCCTCGCCGTGCTCGCCGCCGGCTGCACCTCGGGGGCCGGCGACAGTAGGTCCGGCGACGACACCAAGCCGGGCAGCTCCAAAGCCCCTGCCGCCGCCCCCGGCAAGTACCGCACGCTCTACGAACCCTGCGGAGCGGTCCCCGCAGCCACCCTCCTGGAGATGCTCCCCGGCGCGGCCGAACTGCCCGCGGACCAGCAGTCGAAGGCCGTACAGGGCACGCCCGCCATCACCTACGACACGGACCGCAGGGTCGGATGCAGTTGGAAGGCCGACGGCACGGAGGCCTCACACCGGTTGCGGATCGACGTCGAGCGCGTGGTGTCGTACGACCCCGCCGTCAGCGACGACGACCAGGCACAGGGGGTCTACGCCCGCAAGCAGGAGGCGGCACAGCTCCCCGCGCCCGTCGTCGGCCCCCGCGAGGAGACGGCCCAGCGGTCCGGGACCCCCGGCGGCTCCACGAGCCCTGCGGGCGGCACGACCCCGGGCACCCCCGCGCCCGAGGAGAGCCCCTCGGGCGCACCCCGCGCCGCGAGCTCTCCGAGCACCTCCGGCTCCCCGGACGCGACGGCCACTCCCGACGGGCTCGAACCCCGCGAGCTCGACGGACTCGGCGACGCGGCATTCATCGACGATGTCCTCACACGCTCCGGTTCCACCGCCCAGCGCCGCACGGTGAGCGTGGTATTCCGCACATCCAATGTGATCGTGACCGTCGAGTACGCGGAGCAGCCCGGCCGCATCACGGAGGTGCCCGACAGCGGGGAGCTCCAGGAAAAGGCGCAGGCCCTGGCCCGGAATCTGGCCGAGCGCTTCAACGACTGACCCGCCCGCACCCCCCTCGCGCGAGGCGCGGCGGGCCACGGTCGGCGCCAGGTCGCGATCTTCCCCGACACCGCCGCCCGCGTAACGTGTCCGGCGTACCGTGGCCGCACCCGCCGGCTCGCACCGGCGGACCGTACGACTCACGACTGAAGGAACCATGCACCGATCAGCCCCGCGACTCACCCGCATACTCGCCTGCGCCGCCGTCCCGGTGATGCTCGTCGTCGCCGGCTGCTCGTCGGATTCGGACACTGAGAGCAAGACGGGTAAGTCGGGCAATTCCCCTGGCGGCTCGTCCCAGCAGTCCCCGGCCCCCAAGGAGTCGGCCGCGACCGTCGCGCCGGCGAAGTACGCCAAGCTGCCCGCCCCGTGCAAGTCGCTCAGCACCAAGACCGTCGAGGACCTGGTGCCCAAGGTCAAGAACAAGGCCGGCACCGAGGGCACCTCAAGCGACTCCGGCCTCCGCGGCGGCTGCTCCTGGAACGGCCTTGAGGACAAGGGCGTCAAGGGCTCGAACTACCGCTGGCTCGACGTCTCCTTCCTCCGCTACGAGTCCGACGCGAGCCTCGGCAGCGGCCAGCAGCGCGCCCAGGAGGCGTTCAAGAAGGCAGTTGCCAAGACCGCGGCCACGGACGGCGCCAAGAAGGTCGCGAAGTCCACTGCCACGGGCGTGGGTGACGAGGCGGCCGCGGTCGCGTTCGAGCTCAAGAAGACGGACGAGACCTTCAGGTACGCGACCATCGTGGCCCGCACCGGCAACATCGTGGTGACCCTCGGCTACAACGGCGCCGGTTACGCCGGGGCCAAGTCGCCCGACGCCGGCGACCTCATGAAGGACGCGGTCAAGGCGGCCAAGGAAGCGACGTCCGCGGTCGCCGCGGCCAACAAGTAGCCGCCGCCGACTCACCGGCGCCCCGGGGCCGGGTGCCGTGCCGGCCCGGCCCCGACGTCCAGGGGGGCACGCGGGCGGTCGGCGGGCATCGCCACCTGCCTGGAGGCCCGGGTTCCGGAAACATGTGCCAGGCTTGGCCCGCGTCCGGGCACGGGGCACGCGCCCATGGCGCACCGGGTGGCCCGGATGGGCGGTGCGGTCTGAGCGCCGGAACTGGATATCGGGCTTGATGGGAGGGGGTCGCGGGTGGCCGCGATGCAGCTGACACGCACGCACCGGATACTGATCGGCGTCGTCGTGGCCGGTGCGGTGATCATCGCCGGGATCGGCTTCGCCGGGTCGTACGCCGCCGTGCGCGAGCTTGCCGAGCAGAAAGGATTCGGCAGCTTCTCCCTCGTCTTCCCGATCGGTATCGACGCGGGCATCTGCGTACTCCTCGCGCTCGACCTGCTGCTGACCTGGATCCGTATCCCGTTCCCGCTGCTTCGCCAGACGGCGTGGCTGCTGACAGCCGCCACGATCGCGTTCAACGGCGCCGCCGCCTGGCCGGACCCGCTGGGCGTCGGCATGCACGCCGTGATCCCCGTGCTGTTCGTGGTCTCGGTCGAGGCCGCGCGACACGCGGTCGGCCGGATCGCGGACATCACCGCCGACAAGCACATGGAGGGCGTCAGGCTCACCCGCTGGCTGCTCTCACCGGTGCCCACCTTCCGACTGTGGCGCCGGATGAAGTTGTGGGAACTGCGCTCCTACGACCAGGTCATCAAGCTGGAGCAGGAGCGGCTGATCTACCAGGCGCGGCTCCAGGCCCGGTTCGGCCGGGCTTGGCGGCGCAAGGCCCCGGTCGAAGCGCTGATGCCGCTGCGGCTGGCCCGCTACGGTGTACCGCTTGCCGAGACGGCCCCGTCCGGGCTCGCGGCAGCCGGAATCGACCCCGTACTGCTGCCGCCGAACCCGGCGGTCACCGCGGCTTCGGCGCCGGAACTCGAACCCACCAGAGCAGCCCAAGCCCAGGCGCAACCCCGGGCCCAAGCGCCGGTCGCAGGCGCCGAGCAGGACACGAGCCAGTGGTTCGCCACCCCCAAGAACGTCGAGTACCAGGGCGGCTACGACCCGAACTTCGAGCAGCCCACCTACACTCCGGTCCCGGAATACGAGGCTTGGTACGAGGAGCAGCCGCAGCAGGTCCCGGTCCCTCGGCAACGCACTGCAGAGCCCGCGACCTCTCCCGCGCCCCAGCCCGCACCCGAGGCCGCGTCCGAGGCCGAGGCGCGGTTCCGGGTTCCGAACGGGGCAGGCGGCACGCGCCCCCTGGGTGAGGGAGTGCAGGAAGCACTGCCGTCGGAGGAGAACCTGTACCAGGTGTTCCGGCAGTCGATAGAGGGCGAGGGCATGCCGACGCCCGGCGCGTTCGCGTCGAACGTCGAGGCCGCGTACGGGCTGCGCCTACCGGCCCGCGATCTGAGCCAGCACTACGAGCGGTTCGCGGCACGCCTCAACAACGAACTGATGGAAGACCACATCGCCTGAGGCCTGCCCGCTGACGGCGGTTCTCCTCCCACGGACGACCTCGGACGACCTCGGACGACCATGCTCTCCAGCCTCGGCGAACAGCGGCGGCACCGTGGGGCGCGCGTGCGGCACCGCTCCGGATCCGTGAGCCGCGCCGATGTGCCCTCACCGGACATCCCACCGCTGGACGGACCATGCGCGGACAGCGGACAAGGGCCCCGGTCGCACCGCGTCCCGGTGCGACCGGGGCCCTTGCGGGCACGGCGTCAGGCCGCGAGCAGCTTGCGCACCCGGTCGGCGCCCACGGCGAGCAGCAGCGTCGGCAGCCGGGGGCCGGTCTCCCGGCTGACGAGCAGGCGGTAGAGCAGGGCGAAGAAGGACCGCTGGGCGACCTTCAGCTCCGGGGTGGGCTTGGCGTCAGGCGCCAGACCCGCCATGATCTTCGGGACGCCGTAGACCAGCGTCGTCAGGCCGTCGAGCGACCAGTGCGAGTCCAGGCCGTCAAGCAGCAGCCGCAGTGACTGCCGGCCCTCGTCGTCCAGCGAGCCGAGCAGCTCGGTGTCGGGCTCGGAGCGCACGACGGTGCGGGCGTCGGCGGGGACCTGGGTGGTGATCCAGTTCTCCGCGCGGTCGAGCCGGGGCCGGACGACGTCCAGGGAGCTCAGCGGGTTGGCCGGGTCGAGCTCGCTGAGGATCCGCAGGGTCTGCTCGTCGTGGCCGGCCGTGATGTCCGCGACCGAGGCGAGCGTGCGGTACGGCAGCGGGCGCGGGGTACGCGGCAGCTCGCCCGCCGCGGTACGGACCGCGCGCGAATGCGCCGCGGCGTCGGCCGGGAGCGCCGAACCGTCGGCGACCTTGCCCTCCAGCTTGTCCCACTCGTCGTACAGGCGCTGGATCTCCTGGTCGAAGGCGATCTTGAAGGACTGGTTGGGCTTGCGGCGTGCGTACAGCCAGCGCAGCAGCGGCGCTTCCATGATCTTCAGCGCGTCGGCGGCCGTCGGCACCCCGCCGCGGGAGGACGACATCTTCGCCATGCCGGAGATCCCCACGAAGGCGTACATGGGGCCGATCGGCTGGACTCCGTCGAAGATCTCACGGACGATCTGCCCGCCCACGACGAAGGACGAACCGGGCGAGGAGTGGTCCACACCGCTGGGCTCGAAGATCACGCCCTCGTAGGCCCAGCGCATCGGCCAGTCGACCTTCCAGACCAGCTTGCCGCGGTTGAACTCGCTCAGCCTGACCGTCTCGGAGAAGCCGCAGGCCGTGCAGGAGTACGTCAGCTCGGTGGTCGCGTCGATGTACGAGGTGACCGTGGTGAGGTCCTTCTCGCAGTTGCCGCAGTACGGCTTGTACGGGAAGTACCCCGCGGAGCCGCCGCTGCCGTCGTCCTCGCTCGCCGCTCCGGAGCCCTCCGCGGCCTCCAGCTCGGCCTCGTCCACCGGCTTCTGCTGCGGCTTCCTACCGGGAGCCTTGCCCTTGGTGCGGTACTGGTCGAGGATCCCGTCGATCACGACGCGCTGCTTCATGGCGTGCAGGATCTGCTCGCGGTAGGCACCCGTGGTGTACTGCTCGGTCTGGCTGATCGGGTCGAACTCGACACCGAGCTCGGCCAGTGACTCGACCATCGCCGCCTTGAAGTGCTCGGCCCAGTTCGGATGCGGCGAGCCCTCGGGGGCGGGCACCGAAGTCAGCGGCTTGCCGATGTGCTCGGCCCAGGCGGACTTGTCGATGCCCGGGATGCCGTCCGGGACCTTGCGGTAACGGTCATAGTCGTCCCAGGAGATGACATGACGGACTTCGTGCCCACGCCGGCGGATCTCGTCGGCGACCAGGTGCGGCGTCATCACCTCACGCAGATTGCCCAGATGGATGGGGCCGGACGGGGACAGGCCAGAGGCAACGACGACCGGTTTCCCGGGCGCACGCCGTTCCGACTCGGCGATGACATCGTCCGCGAAACGGGAGACCCAGTCGGTCTCGGTGCTGCTCTGAGCCACGATCGGCACGTCCTTGGATGCTCGGGCGAATGCTTGGTAGGGCGGGTATGGGGCTGGTGCGGGACCTGTGTGGGACTTGCTCCCCGCTCCCGGGGCTGAACCCTGTCGAGTCCGGCTCGGTCATTCTCCCAGACGAATCCGTGGGCCCGGAGGTTGTCCACAGGGCACCACGAGCCCGATCGCCGCGTCACGCGGTTTTCCACAGGAGCAGCGAGGGCGGGAGAAACGGGTTGCCACCCCGTGGGACACTTGACTACCGATTCAGTCACCGGCCGGACACGGTCGGCGCCCCTCATCGACAACCGACAGGAACGGAAGCTCATGGCCTCGGTCCCTTCCCTCGCTTCGACCGTGCAGCAGCGCCTCACGGACGCCCTTTCGGCAGCTCTGCCGGAAGCCGGCTCCGTCGACCCGCTGCTGCGACGAAGCGACCGGGCCGACTTCCAGGCCAACGGCATCCTGGCACTCGCCAAGAAGCTGAAGGGCAACCCGCGCGAGCTGGCGACCAAGGTGGTCGACGCGATCCCGGCCGGTGACGTGCTGAAGGACATCGAGGTCTCCGGACCCGGCTTCCTGAACATCACGATCTCCGACGAGGCGATCGTGAGGACCCTCGCCGCCCGGGCAGCCGACGACCGCATCGGCGTTCCGTTCGCGGCCGGCGCCGGCACCACGGTGATCGACTACGCCCAGCCGAACGTGGCGAAGGAGATGCACGTCGGCCATCTGCGTTCGGCG
This DNA window, taken from Streptomyces sp. SCSIO 30461, encodes the following:
- a CDS encoding NADAR family protein, which produces MAIRRWTWRNVDGERIEGTWRHAFIRNAGTYFLTDLLIYADGMVDCWGLVTLEEFAGKLASGWVATDLADGAQASAHHLASWTFAEPEMWLTPEMLLGEVRDDIDQLNGRPDSTARCLATLDTFLSQPTEDNRAALREAYEAIPEHLRIYALGDMDSKDWPLRVLVAGPGQPLEVHGEDEVVTGDMHAEALQYFTDREQQRQRFADKTPVDGQTEPVETSVLINHTVFPRGWPQDPGKLVLRNEFPAPVTVGDLTYPTVTHAYWALSVVEEPRQAEILRAGTPYAAQKLAKSATLRDGWPQARMAIMADLLRAKFNQHPDLAEALTSTGTTRVIYDDMDSTFWGQHGLDGRNWMGRLLELVRSELAAGKLNTQL
- a CDS encoding tyrosine-type recombinase/integrase, producing MSLLSCGGCLDAYPDGTPRLRLAAGKALKERTVPLHEEAAEAIRALVALRQAQHDRGIHDPDLGRPVRYLFLRNGRLAGPDYLFANPLRAICQELGILNGVGKPAIHPHRFRHTLGTQLAEKGARMQTIMKVLGHKSPGMSMTYTHISDPTVLADYQAVLTPGAVIAGPLADTLPSGQLDQDALD
- a CDS encoding RtcB family protein — protein: MSYVEVPGAKVPIRMWTDPATVEDVAMQQLRNVATLPWIKGLAVMPDVHFGKGATVGSVIAMHGAVCPAAVGVDIGCGMSAVKTSLTANDLPGDLSRLRSKIEQAIPVGRGMHADPVDPGRVYGFPASGFGDFWSRFDHVADAVKFRRERATKQMGTLGAGNHFVEFCVDESGTVWLMLHSGSRNIGKELAEYHIGEARKLPHNQGLIDRDLAVFVADTPQMAAYRNDLFWAQEYARYNRAIMMGLFQEVVRREFRKARVTFEPVISCQQEDAEGRMRTVEYRPGVISCHHNYVSEERYEGMDMLVTRKGAISAGSGEWGIIPGSMGTESYIVRGLGNSKSFNSASHGAGRRMSRNAAKRKFSTKDLEEQTRGVECRKDSGVVDEIPAAYKPISQVMDQQKDLVQVVAKLKQVICVKG
- a CDS encoding DUF3558 domain-containing protein encodes the protein MQRKAAKAYVPALAALLAVLAAGCTSGAGDSRSGDDTKPGSSKAPAAAPGKYRTLYEPCGAVPAATLLEMLPGAAELPADQQSKAVQGTPAITYDTDRRVGCSWKADGTEASHRLRIDVERVVSYDPAVSDDDQAQGVYARKQEAAQLPAPVVGPREETAQRSGTPGGSTSPAGGTTPGTPAPEESPSGAPRAASSPSTSGSPDATATPDGLEPRELDGLGDAAFIDDVLTRSGSTAQRRTVSVVFRTSNVIVTVEYAEQPGRITEVPDSGELQEKAQALARNLAERFND
- a CDS encoding DUF3558 domain-containing protein, with protein sequence MHRSAPRLTRILACAAVPVMLVVAGCSSDSDTESKTGKSGNSPGGSSQQSPAPKESAATVAPAKYAKLPAPCKSLSTKTVEDLVPKVKNKAGTEGTSSDSGLRGGCSWNGLEDKGVKGSNYRWLDVSFLRYESDASLGSGQQRAQEAFKKAVAKTAATDGAKKVAKSTATGVGDEAAAVAFELKKTDETFRYATIVARTGNIVVTLGYNGAGYAGAKSPDAGDLMKDAVKAAKEATSAVAAANK
- a CDS encoding DUF2637 domain-containing protein; translated protein: MQLTRTHRILIGVVVAGAVIIAGIGFAGSYAAVRELAEQKGFGSFSLVFPIGIDAGICVLLALDLLLTWIRIPFPLLRQTAWLLTAATIAFNGAAAWPDPLGVGMHAVIPVLFVVSVEAARHAVGRIADITADKHMEGVRLTRWLLSPVPTFRLWRRMKLWELRSYDQVIKLEQERLIYQARLQARFGRAWRRKAPVEALMPLRLARYGVPLAETAPSGLAAAGIDPVLLPPNPAVTAASAPELEPTRAAQAQAQPRAQAPVAGAEQDTSQWFATPKNVEYQGGYDPNFEQPTYTPVPEYEAWYEEQPQQVPVPRQRTAEPATSPAPQPAPEAASEAEARFRVPNGAGGTRPLGEGVQEALPSEENLYQVFRQSIEGEGMPTPGAFASNVEAAYGLRLPARDLSQHYERFAARLNNELMEDHIA
- the lysS gene encoding lysine--tRNA ligase; protein product: MPIVAQSSTETDWVSRFADDVIAESERRAPGKPVVVASGLSPSGPIHLGNLREVMTPHLVADEIRRRGHEVRHVISWDDYDRYRKVPDGIPGIDKSAWAEHIGKPLTSVPAPEGSPHPNWAEHFKAAMVESLAELGVEFDPISQTEQYTTGAYREQILHAMKQRVVIDGILDQYRTKGKAPGRKPQQKPVDEAELEAAEGSGAASEDDGSGGSAGYFPYKPYCGNCEKDLTTVTSYIDATTELTYSCTACGFSETVRLSEFNRGKLVWKVDWPMRWAYEGVIFEPSGVDHSSPGSSFVVGGQIVREIFDGVQPIGPMYAFVGISGMAKMSSSRGGVPTAADALKIMEAPLLRWLYARRKPNQSFKIAFDQEIQRLYDEWDKLEGKVADGSALPADAAAHSRAVRTAAGELPRTPRPLPYRTLASVADITAGHDEQTLRILSELDPANPLSSLDVVRPRLDRAENWITTQVPADARTVVRSEPDTELLGSLDDEGRQSLRLLLDGLDSHWSLDGLTTLVYGVPKIMAGLAPDAKPTPELKVAQRSFFALLYRLLVSRETGPRLPTLLLAVGADRVRKLLAA